GGAACTTCCGCGATATGTGGAAGAATGTCTGCAATTGAAAGAAAAGTATAAGGATCAGATCGCCATCAAGGTAGGTCTGGAAGGGGATTATATCGAGCATTATGAGGAACAATTTGCCCGGATTACAGAAGCTTACCCATGGGACTATGTGATCGGTTCTGTACATTTTTTAGGAGATTGGGACGTCACGGATTATAGGCAGACTCACCGGTGGGAAGGTCAGGATATTCAGGATGTTTATGAACGTTATTACGATGCTGTCCAGAAAGCGGCAAGGACAGGAATGTATGATTTTATCGGCCATGTGGATGTCATAAAAAGATTCGGCTTTGCTCCGGAGGAACCTTTGTATGAATTGGAGAAGCAAACACTGGAAGTGATTAAAGAAGCTGACATTGCCATAGAACTGAACGCTTCCGGTCTAAGGATGCCTTGCAAAGAGATGTTTCCAAGCAGGAGAATGCTGAAATATGCGCTGGAAATTGGGATTCCGGTTACAGTAGGGTCGGATGCACACCAGCCGGAAAAGCTGGGGCAATATTTACCAGAGGCCAAAAAATGCCTGAAAGAGTTAGGATTCGAAAATTTGGTCATATTTACAGATAGAAAACGTGAGGTAGTTTCTTTTTAAAATCGACATATTTCATGTATAATAGACCATGAATATATGCGCCTGTTGACATAAACAGCTAAAGAGGTTTGTTGAAAGATAAGAGAGGGTTCTCTTATCTTTCAACGCGTGGCGGCATCGCCCTGACTGGAAGACGAGGCCGCCTTTTGCTTGGACATGTATTTTTAAAAAGAACTATCGGAGGTAACCATGGAATCCAACAATGTGAAAATTTTTTCCGGCTCTTCCAATCCAAAGCTGGCACAACATATTTGTGACGAGCTGGGGCTGCCGCTTGGAAAGATCAAGCTTTCCCGGTTTAAGAGCGGCGAGATTTACTGTTTGTATGAAGAAAGTGTTCGTAACTGTGATGTATTTATCGTCCAGACATTTTCCCATCCTATTAATGAACACCTTGTGGAAACCTTAATCATGATGGATGCAGCCAAGAGAGCATCGGCAAGAACAATCAACTTAGTTTTACCTTACTATGGTTACTCCCGACAAGAAAGGAAAACGGCGCCTCGTGAACCGATTTCGGCTAAACTTCTGGCTGACCTTCTGCATACAGCCGGAGCAAGCCGTGTGATTACTATTGATCTTCACGCACCTGCTATTCAGGCTTTCTTTGATTTTGCCGTGGACCATCTGACAGCCCTTGATCTGATCAGTGACTATGTGAACAAAAAAAATATCAAGAACCCTGTTATTGTGTCTCCGGATGCCGGACGTGCCACAACAGCTGAACGCCTTGCTAATATTATGGACGCTCCTTTCGCGATGATGATCAAGAAGCGTCCGGCACATAATGAAGCTGTGATCACGCACGTAATCGGGGACGTGAAAGGCCGTACACCTATTATTATTGAAGATCTGATTGATACCGGAACCACGATCGTGAACGTAGTGGAAGGCCTGAAAGAAAGAGGGGCACACGATGTATTTGTTTGTGCAACCCATGGCGTATTCTCAGGACCGGCTATTCAGCGTCTGGACCATCCGAACATTCGTGAAGTGGTCATTACCGATTCCCTTCCGATTCCGGATAACTACCCGGCACGCTTTACCATATTGTCTGTAGCCCCGCTTTTGGCCAATGCGATCCGGATTGTGAAGGACGGAGGTTCCATTTCTTCGCTGTTCAAGTACGGCGGAGTATAAGAAGGCAATCATTTGTTTTGAATCCCCCCGGACTATGGTATACTTTGAAGTATATCCGAGTACCGGGGGGGGTGCCTTAGCATGCAAAAGAAAAAGCGTGTGTCCACCACGCATGAGAAGAAAATCATACCTATACAGATGGATGCCACGTTCTTTTTCGAGAGAGCGGTTCAATCATTGGATCGGTTCCATTATGATAAGGCATTGAAATATTTTCGGCGTGCAGTGGAATATGAAGATGATAATCCGGTGAATTATTGCAATTTAGCAGGAGTTTTATCGGAAATGGGACAGTATGAGGAATCTAATATGATTCTTCAGCAGATTATGGATGATATCGATCCCAAGATGACGGAATGTTATTTTTATATGGCTAACAATTATGCCAATATGGAGGATTACGAGCTCGCCGAGAAAGCTTTGGTCCGCTACCTGGAGAATGATCCCAGCGGGAATTTCCTGGAGGAGTCCCAGGAGATGATGGAACTCCTCAGTTACGAGTTGGGACGTCCCGCCGAACTTTGTGAAATCAAAAGCCGCGAGGGGCTTTTTGAGCATGACAAAGTACGTCTGCTCCTGGAGGAAGGGAAATTCGCCGAAGCGGTTAAGCTGCTGGAGGAGCTTGTCCGGAAGAAGCCGGATTTTCTGGCGGCCCGTAACAATCTTGCATTGGCCTATTATTATACAGGACATTTTGAAAGGGCACTGGATACTATCCTTGAAGTTTTGGATATGGATCCGGGCAATTTGCATGGACTTTGTAACCTGGCCATTTTTTATCAGCATCTGGGACGTAAAGAGGATTTGGAACAAGTGCTCACCATTCTTCGCAAAACTTATCCTTATCAGCAGGAACATGTATTCAAGCTGGCAACCACTATGGGGATTTTAGGAGAGCACACCAAAGCCTACCAGTTATTCCGGAGGCTTATTCGTACCGGAGAGGCCGGGCTTGACCCGTGCTTATATCATTATACGGCTGTAGCAGCCTGTAATCTCCGGAGGTTTGCAGAAGCGGAGCGGTTGTGGGGCCAGGTGGAAAGACTCGAACCCGGGTCTGTCGTTGCCAAGTTTTATCTGGATCAGATGAAACGGCTGCGTACAGAAGAGGGTAAGAAAAGAGTTTCTCTCAGCTATCATTATCATTTGCCCTTTGAAGAGCAGCTTAGGCAGCTGGAGAGATCCGCAAACGCTATTCCCGAACATCTGCAGAAGGACCCGCTGGTCCGAAGCTCTTTTTTCTGGGCGCTCCGGTATTCTGAACCTGGCACCAAGCTGCAGGTAATACAAGCTTTAGGGCGGATTGGGGATAATGAAGTCATAGAAGCGCTTAAAGATTACCTTCTTCAGACGGAGGAGGAAGATTACCTGAAGCGTGTAGCTATTTTCGTCCTGCGAAGTATCGGAGTTACCGGACCGCTGGAAGCCCATTTGAACGGGGGTAAGCAGACGATAGAATCTTCATTTTTTACTTCCCAGTTACCCAGGTGGGATGAAAAGTGGCAAGAGGTTCTGGAGACGGCCCACCGGCATATGTATAGGCGTTATGATATTGTGCAGCAGCATGATCTTGAAACATTATGGGTGGAATACCTGACCCGTGTTTATCCTGAGGTGCCCCGGATTTCCAAAGCGGAAAGCTGGTCCGCGGCCCTGGAATATCTTATTGCCAAGATGCATAGACGTGCTGTTACTTATCAAGACGTGGCCTCCAGGTACGGAACAACGGTTTCCACTGTCAGCCGGCATGTAAAAATGCTGGATACGGTATGTGGCATCAGGGAGAAGATAGAGGCTATTTTTCCGGCTTTCCTGAAAATGGACCAACATCATACTCAGCAGCCATGAAGGAGGATCACTTTCCATGCATAAAACTATCATTATAGGAACGGGACCTGCAGGATTGACAGCAGCGATTTATTTGGCCCGCGCTAATTTAATGCCATTAGTAATTGAGGGGCCGGAACCGGGCGGACAGCTTACCACTACAACAGAAGTAGAGAACTTCCCGGGTTTCCCCGAAGGCATTATGGGTCCCGAACTTATGGAGAATATGCGCAAACAAGCGGAACGGTTCGGAGCGGCATTTAAGAGCGGATGGGTGAACAAAGTAGACATGGGCAGCTGCCCTTTTAAGTTATCTGTAGAAGGCCTGGGTGAATTAGAAGCAGAATCCCTTATCATCTCTACAGGGGCTGCTGCCAAACTGCTTGGTATTAAAAACGAAAAGGAATACATGGGAATGGGCGTGAGCGCCTGTGCAACCTGTGACGGTTTTTTCTTCCGGGGCAAAAAGATTATCGTAGTGGGCGGCGGGGACTCCACCATGGAAGAGGCGAACTTCCTTACGAGGTTTGCCACGGAAGTCAGGTTGGTTCATCGGCGTAATGAGCTTCGGGCATCGAAAATCATGCAAGACCGTGCCCGGGAAAATGAGAAAATTACCTGGAGTTTAAATCGTACCCCTCTTGAGGTTATTGCAGGTGATAAAGGCGTAACGGGACTGAAGGTTAGAAATAACGAGACCGGTGAAGGGGAAATATTGGAATCGGACGGGATTTTCGTCGCAATCGGTCACAAGCCGAATACCGTTTTCCTCGAGGGACAGGTTGATACGGATGAGCTTGGGTACATTCAAGTTAAACCGGGTACAACCGAAACTAATATTCCGGGTGTATTTGCCTGCGGAGACGTGCAAGACTCCAAATATCGCCAAGCTATTACGGCTGCCGGAAGCGGTTGTATGGCGGCCCTCGATTGCGAGAAGTATTTGGAAGGCCAGCGAGTTCAGGACTGGAGTCATTCTCTGTAGCAGGTCAGGTTTTGCTTGAGATGAATGGATCTATCGAACGTGGGGGAGGTTGAATTCCTCCGCGTTTTTTAAGATTCAGGACCAGAGTGAACCCTTTTCTTCTGGATTTATGGAACCTTGACCTCCTCCGGGGGTTAGCTTATAGTTGAACTGAGCTATACCACTTTAGATATCTTTTTGGGGTGACAGTGATGAATAATCAGATTTATCTCGGTATGGATCTGGGAGGTACGAACATAAAGGTAGGCATCTGTGATGAACACGGATCGCTTGTAAAAACCTTTGAAGGTCCAACCGGAGCCGAGCATGGACCCGAAGCGGTTATGCAGCGCATTGCCGATTACGCTCGTAAAATTGTTGCAGACTCTCCCTACGAGTGGGAGCAGGTAGCGGGTATCGGTGCCGGGCTTGCCGGTTTTCTGGATATTCCTGAAGGAATCGTAAAGTTTTCTCCTAATTTGCGTTGGGATAACGTTCCGGTCAAAAAACTGCTGGAAAATGATTTAGGGAAAGCGGTCCGGATTGATAATGATGCCAATGTAGCTGCTCTTGGCGAAGCTATAAGCGGAGCTGGAGCGGACGTGTTGGACCTTGTCTGTTATACATTGGGGACAGGGGTTGGCGGAGGGATCATCATGGATGGCCGAATTTATCAGGGCCACAATGGTATGGCTGGAGAACTCGGGCATATTTCTGTTGTTCCGGATATCGAGGCTATCGTCTGTGGCTGCGGACAGGTGGGCTGCCTGGAAACGGTATCTTCAGCTACGGGCATTATCCGCATGGCGGGGGATGCTGTGGAGCGCGGAGACATGACTTCTCTGGCATTGCTGCCAAAAATTGAAGCTAAAGATGTATTTGACGCTGCAAGGGAAGGCGACGATGTTGCCAGCCGTATTGTAAACCGTGCCGCTTATTATTTGGGCCGTTCCATGGCTACACTGGCCGTTACGCTTAACCCCAAGAGATTTATCATTGGCGGAGGCGTTTCCAAAGCAGGAGATATTTTATTCAATCCGATTCGCGAAACATTCGCGAAATATACACCTGCCCCATCCCGAGAAGGCGTGGATATTATCCCGGCTGTACTGGGCAACGATGCCGGTGTGGTAGGAGCTGCCTGCTTAAATCTCCGATAACATGCATTCTGCTAGGACTAACTAGAAGAATGATGACACAGGAAAGAAAGGTGAACCCTCATGGAAGACAGTGTATCCAAACTGGTCATTATTACAGGTATGTCCGGTGCCGGAAAAACAATCGCAGTCCAAAGTTTGGAGGATCTGGGATTCTTCTGCGTCGATAATCTTCCGCCTGTTTTAATTCCTAAATTCGCTGAACTGATCGAACAATCCAAGGGAAGAATCGGCAAAGTAGCTCTTGTGATCGACATGAGAGGCCGTGAATTTTTTACGGCTCTTCAGGAATCTTTGCGTTACTTACAGGAGAACTACACGTTAACGTACGAGATTTTATTCCTTGATGCAACGGATTCAACTCTCGTTCAGCGTTACAAGGAAAGCCGCAGAAGACATCCGCTTGCCGCGAATGGTGCTCCTTTGGAAGGGATTCATCTGGAACGTAAAATGTTAGAAGAACTGAAAGGGCTGGCTACTCAGATTATTGATACCAGTTCCTTAAAGCCGGCACAGCTGAAGCAGAGAATTGTTTCCAGATTTACGAATTTGGAGAGCAACCGAATTTTTATTAATGTAATTTCTTTCGGGTTTAAATATGGAGTACCTATTGATGCGGATTTAATTTTTGATGTCCGCTTTTTGCCGAACCCTCATTACATTGAGACACTTCGCCCCCATACAGGGCAAGATCTTGAAGTGTATGAGTATGTGATGAAATGGAATGAAACTCAGGAGTTTTTAGCGAAACTGCTAGACCTCTTAAATTTCCTGGTTCCTCAATATAAAAAAGAAGGCAAGAGTCAAGTTGTCATAGGAATAGGCTGTACGGGAGGCAAACACCGCTCTGTTGCCATTGCGGAATATCTGGGTAAGGTTATGGGCAATAGTGAGACTGAAGAGGTCAGGGTCAGTCACAGGGATGCGGAACGGGATCGTCTATAAGAGGTGAATTCATGAGCAGAAAATATATAACCCCCCGTATTGTGGTTATTGGCGGCGGGACGGGTTTGTCTGTGATGTTGAGAGGTTTAAAACAAAAACCTTTGGATATCACGGCAATCGTGACTGTTGCTGACGATGGGGGAAGCTCCGGGGTTCTGCGTTCTGAACTTCAGATACCTCCACCGGGAGATATCCGAAACGTACTTACAGCGTTGGCTGATGTAGAACCCCTTTTGTCGGAAATGCTCCAATACCGTTTTCCGGCAGGTACAGGTCTTGCGGGCCATAGTCTGGGAAATCTGATTTTGGCTGCAATGAAAGATATAACCGGCGATTTTCTTACGGGTATCCGGGAAATGAGCAGGGTCTTTGCTGTCAGGGGACGTGTACTTCCATCTGCCAATCATGCTTTCGCCCTGAAAGCCGAAATGGAAGATGGGACCGTTGTAGAAGGGGAATCAAATATCCCTAAGGCAAACATGAGAATTAAACGCATGCATATTGTTCCGGAAGATGTAAAGCCTTTGGATGAGGCGATACAGGCAATCAAGGAGGCTGACGCCATTCTTTGTGGCCCGGGCAGTTTGTATACCAGTATTTTGCCTAATTTGCTTGTTCCGGGTGTAGTGGACGCGATTCTGGAATCGGATGCGGTCAAGATGTTTATATGCAATGTCATGACCCAGCCCGGTGAAACGGATGATTATAAAGTGAGTGATCATTTACAGGCCATTTATGACCATGTCGGTTGTGACTTATTTGATTATGTCATTGTCAATAACGGCGAAATTCCTCCTCAAGTGCATAGCAAGTATGCTGAGAAAGGAGCAAAGGCCGTTCATTTGGATTTGGAAGAAGTTACGAAACGGGGATACCGTGTGATTGCGGATAGACTGGTTTTATTCCGGACTTATCTTCGTCATGATGCAGAGAAGCTGAGCGACCATATTTATCAATTGGTGGAAAGCTGGATGATCAGAAAGAGGTGAATTCTATGTCTTTTGCGGCCCAAACGAAAAAGGAACTGACGTTAATTGAAGAAGCGGAAGCCTGTTGTGAACAGGCAGAGCTTGCGGCACTTATTCGAATGAACGGCACAGTCCAATTGTCCAATCAGCGTGTAATTTTGGACATTTCTACAGAGAATGCCGCTATTGCCAGAAGAATTTACTCTCTGCTCAAAAGGAATTATAATCTTCATACGGAGCTTCTAGTCCGAAAAAAAATGCGTTTAAAGAAAAACAATGTCTATATGGTGCGAGTCCCTGCCCAAGTGCAGGAACTTCTCTCAGACTTATGTATCGTATCCGAAGGATTTTTGTTTACTCCTAATATTGACAAGCGCATTATCCAGAAAGGCTGCTGCAAGAGGGCATATTTAAGAGGGGCTTTTCTGGCAGGCGGTTCTGTGAACAATCCGGAAGGGTCATCGTATCATCTGGAGATCGTTTCCATGTATGAGGAACACTGTAAGGCTTTGGTTGAACTGGCTAACAGTTTTGACCTTAATGCCAGGTTCATTGAACGTAAAAAGGGTTTTGTGTTTTACATCAAAGAAGGTGAGAAAATCATCGAATTCCTCAGCATCATTGGGGCTCACCAGGCCTTGTTCAAGTTTGAAGACGTACGCATCATGAAAGATATGAGGAATTCCGTAAACCGCATTGTGAACTGTGAAACGGCGAACCTCAACAAAACGATCGGCGCCGCTGTCAGGCAAATCGATAATATCCGGCTGCTTCAAAGGGAGATCGGGTTAGAAAACCTTCCTGAAAAATTAAGAGAGGTTGCCGAGGTCCGTTTGGCCCATCCGGATATGAACCTCAAGGAAGTTGGCGATTTGCTAAAAGGCAGTGTCAGCAAATCAGGAGTGAACCACCGTCTTCGCAAAATTGATGAATTAGCTGAGAAGATTAGACAAGGCAAATAGAATGGAGCTAGTTTATTTCTCGGCAAAATGGTATACTATTTAATGATGCCTTTTTTTCGAAAAGGGCAACACGCATAAGTTTTCCTTAATAACTTGAATCCATTTCATATGAAATTGATTCTTTGTCTTATCTTCACCGGAAAACTCAACCGTCTTCAAGACGGCGAAGCCGTTTTTTCTTGGTTATGTACGGTCGTCTTATCCAAGACGCTTTTAATACCCATTGGAAGTAGGCAGCATTGCTTTTAATAAAGAAGTAGGGGGATTGATTCATGTCGAGACGTCCAGTAGTTGTGAAGTTGAAGACAGGACTTCATGCTAGACCGGCAGCTTTGTTCGTTCAGGAAGCTAATAAGTTTTCTTCCGAAATTTTTGTGGAAAAAGATGAGAAGAAAGTCAACGCCAAAAGCATTATGGGAATTATGAGCCTGGCTATTAGCACGGGGACGGAAATCTACATAAGTGCTGAGGGTTCCGATGATGAACAGGCTGTGAATGCGCTTGTTTCTCTGGTAAGCAAAGAAGAATTGGAAAATCAATAAGTGAAGACAAATGGTTAAAAACCAGCCAATTCCTTTAAGGAGTTAGGCTGGTTTTGTCGTGGAATGCTGATGAATTCAACAAGGAATGGATTGTCCGATCCATATAGGATCAGATAAGGAAGATCAGGCTAGTTATCAGAAGGATAAGGATGGCCCAACCCATCCATACTTTTTTATGCTCATAACCGTACCTCTTGAGAATATATTCAACCAGCAGATAAAAGATAGACAAGGAAACCAGACCAATCATCATATCCATAGCAGGATTGAAAACACCATTGATAATAAAAAATTTAAAATACAGTAGTAAACCAATAGTGGTACCTATATGAATAATCTTCATGTCCGCTCACCCCACCGGCAATTATTCTACTTCATGGGACCCATTATCAAGAAATTCGGTATAATACTTAACAAAATATTTAAAACTAACAGGATAGTCACGACTTTTCTTTTTTGAGTTTTGGGTACTGACAAAGATAACCCGAGCAGGTAAATGCCTATGCTCCACAGTCCGCTAAAGCTAAGACTGTTTATAAATCGGTTAAGAAGAAATGGCGCATCCGGCGGCAATAACAAAGTCAAAGATGTCGGAGAGAACGCAATAGCTTTTCCCAGATAGAGGGTCATGACAAGTTTTAAAGCTGAATCGATAAAAAGCGGCATATAGGCATATAAACCTATAATCATCAGTTTTCTGAACGGTGTGAAGGCATCCAGGGCTGCCAAAGCAATATAATTGATGATGCTAAGAATGAAGATATTGAATAATGGGGTAAGACAGGCATAAAAAATAGCAAATACACTGGCTATTGTCTTGAGATAGCTCTCACCCATAAAGTTATCAGGTAAGGCCCAAA
This Paenibacillus larvae subsp. larvae DNA region includes the following protein-coding sequences:
- the trxB gene encoding thioredoxin-disulfide reductase, with amino-acid sequence MHKTIIIGTGPAGLTAAIYLARANLMPLVIEGPEPGGQLTTTTEVENFPGFPEGIMGPELMENMRKQAERFGAAFKSGWVNKVDMGSCPFKLSVEGLGELEAESLIISTGAAAKLLGIKNEKEYMGMGVSACATCDGFFFRGKKIIVVGGGDSTMEEANFLTRFATEVRLVHRRNELRASKIMQDRARENEKITWSLNRTPLEVIAGDKGVTGLKVRNNETGEGEILESDGIFVAIGHKPNTVFLEGQVDTDELGYIQVKPGTTETNIPGVFACGDVQDSKYRQAITAAGSGCMAALDCEKYLEGQRVQDWSHSL
- a CDS encoding gluconeogenesis factor YvcK family protein, whose amino-acid sequence is MSRKYITPRIVVIGGGTGLSVMLRGLKQKPLDITAIVTVADDGGSSGVLRSELQIPPPGDIRNVLTALADVEPLLSEMLQYRFPAGTGLAGHSLGNLILAAMKDITGDFLTGIREMSRVFAVRGRVLPSANHAFALKAEMEDGTVVEGESNIPKANMRIKRMHIVPEDVKPLDEAIQAIKEADAILCGPGSLYTSILPNLLVPGVVDAILESDAVKMFICNVMTQPGETDDYKVSDHLQAIYDHVGCDLFDYVIVNNGEIPPQVHSKYAEKGAKAVHLDLEEVTKRGYRVIADRLVLFRTYLRHDAEKLSDHIYQLVESWMIRKR
- a CDS encoding YIP1 family protein, which gives rise to MKIRSLFQIFFHPKQVLQTNLQHGNLFFPILFISLLSGAFSLSTVWALPDNFMGESYLKTIASVFAIFYACLTPLFNIFILSIINYIALAALDAFTPFRKLMIIGLYAYMPLFIDSALKLVMTLYLGKAIAFSPTSLTLLLPPDAPFLLNRFINSLSFSGLWSIGIYLLGLSLSVPKTQKRKVVTILLVLNILLSIIPNFLIMGPMK
- the hisJ gene encoding histidinol-phosphatase HisJ; its protein translation is MFIDYHTHHARCGHASGNLEEYVQRGIQIGLKEIGLSDHMPLLHVDPASYYPEMAMPMEELPRYVEECLQLKEKYKDQIAIKVGLEGDYIEHYEEQFARITEAYPWDYVIGSVHFLGDWDVTDYRQTHRWEGQDIQDVYERYYDAVQKAARTGMYDFIGHVDVIKRFGFAPEEPLYELEKQTLEVIKEADIAIELNASGLRMPCKEMFPSRRMLKYALEIGIPVTVGSDAHQPEKLGQYLPEAKKCLKELGFENLVIFTDRKREVVSF
- a CDS encoding ROK family protein: MNNQIYLGMDLGGTNIKVGICDEHGSLVKTFEGPTGAEHGPEAVMQRIADYARKIVADSPYEWEQVAGIGAGLAGFLDIPEGIVKFSPNLRWDNVPVKKLLENDLGKAVRIDNDANVAALGEAISGAGADVLDLVCYTLGTGVGGGIIMDGRIYQGHNGMAGELGHISVVPDIEAIVCGCGQVGCLETVSSATGIIRMAGDAVERGDMTSLALLPKIEAKDVFDAAREGDDVASRIVNRAAYYLGRSMATLAVTLNPKRFIIGGGVSKAGDILFNPIRETFAKYTPAPSREGVDIIPAVLGNDAGVVGAACLNLR
- the rapZ gene encoding RNase adapter RapZ codes for the protein MEDSVSKLVIITGMSGAGKTIAVQSLEDLGFFCVDNLPPVLIPKFAELIEQSKGRIGKVALVIDMRGREFFTALQESLRYLQENYTLTYEILFLDATDSTLVQRYKESRRRHPLAANGAPLEGIHLERKMLEELKGLATQIIDTSSLKPAQLKQRIVSRFTNLESNRIFINVISFGFKYGVPIDADLIFDVRFLPNPHYIETLRPHTGQDLEVYEYVMKWNETQEFLAKLLDLLNFLVPQYKKEGKSQVVIGIGCTGGKHRSVAIAEYLGKVMGNSETEEVRVSHRDAERDRL
- a CDS encoding ribose-phosphate diphosphokinase, whose translation is MESNNVKIFSGSSNPKLAQHICDELGLPLGKIKLSRFKSGEIYCLYEESVRNCDVFIVQTFSHPINEHLVETLIMMDAAKRASARTINLVLPYYGYSRQERKTAPREPISAKLLADLLHTAGASRVITIDLHAPAIQAFFDFAVDHLTALDLISDYVNKKNIKNPVIVSPDAGRATTAERLANIMDAPFAMMIKKRPAHNEAVITHVIGDVKGRTPIIIEDLIDTGTTIVNVVEGLKERGAHDVFVCATHGVFSGPAIQRLDHPNIREVVITDSLPIPDNYPARFTILSVAPLLANAIRIVKDGGSISSLFKYGGV
- a CDS encoding tetratricopeptide repeat protein, with the translated sequence MQKKKRVSTTHEKKIIPIQMDATFFFERAVQSLDRFHYDKALKYFRRAVEYEDDNPVNYCNLAGVLSEMGQYEESNMILQQIMDDIDPKMTECYFYMANNYANMEDYELAEKALVRYLENDPSGNFLEESQEMMELLSYELGRPAELCEIKSREGLFEHDKVRLLLEEGKFAEAVKLLEELVRKKPDFLAARNNLALAYYYTGHFERALDTILEVLDMDPGNLHGLCNLAIFYQHLGRKEDLEQVLTILRKTYPYQQEHVFKLATTMGILGEHTKAYQLFRRLIRTGEAGLDPCLYHYTAVAACNLRRFAEAERLWGQVERLEPGSVVAKFYLDQMKRLRTEEGKKRVSLSYHYHLPFEEQLRQLERSANAIPEHLQKDPLVRSSFFWALRYSEPGTKLQVIQALGRIGDNEVIEALKDYLLQTEEEDYLKRVAIFVLRSIGVTGPLEAHLNGGKQTIESSFFTSQLPRWDEKWQEVLETAHRHMYRRYDIVQQHDLETLWVEYLTRVYPEVPRISKAESWSAALEYLIAKMHRRAVTYQDVASRYGTTVSTVSRHVKMLDTVCGIREKIEAIFPAFLKMDQHHTQQP
- a CDS encoding HPr family phosphocarrier protein, with product MSRRPVVVKLKTGLHARPAALFVQEANKFSSEIFVEKDEKKVNAKSIMGIMSLAISTGTEIYISAEGSDDEQAVNALVSLVSKEELENQ
- the whiA gene encoding DNA-binding protein WhiA, whose protein sequence is MSFAAQTKKELTLIEEAEACCEQAELAALIRMNGTVQLSNQRVILDISTENAAIARRIYSLLKRNYNLHTELLVRKKMRLKKNNVYMVRVPAQVQELLSDLCIVSEGFLFTPNIDKRIIQKGCCKRAYLRGAFLAGGSVNNPEGSSYHLEIVSMYEEHCKALVELANSFDLNARFIERKKGFVFYIKEGEKIIEFLSIIGAHQALFKFEDVRIMKDMRNSVNRIVNCETANLNKTIGAAVRQIDNIRLLQREIGLENLPEKLREVAEVRLAHPDMNLKEVGDLLKGSVSKSGVNHRLRKIDELAEKIRQGK